A stretch of Argiope bruennichi chromosome 10, qqArgBrue1.1, whole genome shotgun sequence DNA encodes these proteins:
- the LOC129988449 gene encoding spermidine synthase-like isoform X1, which produces MPANQNFEADYSVPHSIQFGMDAFKKGWFTETGTLNGDQAISIEVKNILYHEKSKYQDILVFDSNRFGRVLVLDDAIQLSESDEFSYQEMITFLPLNSHPNPKKVLIIGGGDGGAVREAVKHPLVESVTMCEIDEKVIEVSKKYLPFMAKGFDSPKLTLYIGDGAQFMRNHQHEFDIIITDSSDPKGPAVCLFQKPYYESLKKALRPGGIICSQGESFWFDRKLLSEMIKMCKTIFPVVDYGSSYVPSYPGGQIGYLCCSTSPDTNFRQPLNRFSKETLKELNLKYYTPDTHQAAFALPLSIAEELGLEWEVK; this is translated from the exons ATGCCTGCAAATCAGAACTTTGAA GCTGATTATTCTGTTCCACATTCAATTCAGTTTG GTATGGATGCTTTCAAAAAAGGATGGTTCACTGAAACAGGTACATTAAATGGAGATCAAGCAATATCTATtgaagtaaagaatattttatatcacgaaaaatcaaaatatcaggATATTCTTGTATTTGATAG taacagGTTTGGAAGGGTTTTAGTTTTGGATGATGCCATCCAGTTATCAGAATCTGATGAATTCTCCTACCAAGAAATGATAACTTTCTTACCTCTGAACTCTCATCCAAATCCTAAAAAA gtTTTGATTATCGGAGGTGGTGATGGTGGAGCTGTTAGGGAAGCTGTTAAACATCCTTTGGTTGAATCTGTTACCATGTGTGAAATTGAtgaa AAAGTGATTGAAGTATCCAAGAAATATCTACCTTTTATGGCCAAAGGTTTTGATAGCCCAAAACTTACTTTATACATTGGAGATGGTGCACAGTTTATGAGAAACCATCAACATGAATTTGATATTATAATCACAGATTCATCTGATCCAAAAG GTCCAGCTGTTTGCCTTTTTCAGAAACCttattatgaatcattaaaaaaagctcTTAGACCAGGAGGAATTATTTGTTCTCAAG GTGAATCATTCTGGTTTGATAGGAAGCTGTTgtcagaaatgataaaaatgtgcaAGACAATCTTTCCTGTTGTTGATTATGGTTCATCATATGTTCCTTCATATCCTGGAGGCCAAATTGGGTATTTATGTTGTTCAACTTCTCCA gatACCAATTTCAGGCAGCCACTGAACAGATTTTCAAAGGAGACACTTAAAGAGcttaatctgaaatattatacTCCTGATACCCACCAAGCTGCGTTTGCTTTGCCATTGTCAATTGCAGAA gaacTAGGATTAGAATGGGaggttaagtaa
- the LOC129988449 gene encoding spermidine synthase-like isoform X2, producing MSIIADYSVPHSIQFGMDAFKKGWFTETGTLNGDQAISIEVKNILYHEKSKYQDILVFDSNRFGRVLVLDDAIQLSESDEFSYQEMITFLPLNSHPNPKKVLIIGGGDGGAVREAVKHPLVESVTMCEIDEKVIEVSKKYLPFMAKGFDSPKLTLYIGDGAQFMRNHQHEFDIIITDSSDPKGPAVCLFQKPYYESLKKALRPGGIICSQGESFWFDRKLLSEMIKMCKTIFPVVDYGSSYVPSYPGGQIGYLCCSTSPDTNFRQPLNRFSKETLKELNLKYYTPDTHQAAFALPLSIAEELGLEWEVK from the exons atgagTATTATa GCTGATTATTCTGTTCCACATTCAATTCAGTTTG GTATGGATGCTTTCAAAAAAGGATGGTTCACTGAAACAGGTACATTAAATGGAGATCAAGCAATATCTATtgaagtaaagaatattttatatcacgaaaaatcaaaatatcaggATATTCTTGTATTTGATAG taacagGTTTGGAAGGGTTTTAGTTTTGGATGATGCCATCCAGTTATCAGAATCTGATGAATTCTCCTACCAAGAAATGATAACTTTCTTACCTCTGAACTCTCATCCAAATCCTAAAAAA gtTTTGATTATCGGAGGTGGTGATGGTGGAGCTGTTAGGGAAGCTGTTAAACATCCTTTGGTTGAATCTGTTACCATGTGTGAAATTGAtgaa AAAGTGATTGAAGTATCCAAGAAATATCTACCTTTTATGGCCAAAGGTTTTGATAGCCCAAAACTTACTTTATACATTGGAGATGGTGCACAGTTTATGAGAAACCATCAACATGAATTTGATATTATAATCACAGATTCATCTGATCCAAAAG GTCCAGCTGTTTGCCTTTTTCAGAAACCttattatgaatcattaaaaaaagctcTTAGACCAGGAGGAATTATTTGTTCTCAAG GTGAATCATTCTGGTTTGATAGGAAGCTGTTgtcagaaatgataaaaatgtgcaAGACAATCTTTCCTGTTGTTGATTATGGTTCATCATATGTTCCTTCATATCCTGGAGGCCAAATTGGGTATTTATGTTGTTCAACTTCTCCA gatACCAATTTCAGGCAGCCACTGAACAGATTTTCAAAGGAGACACTTAAAGAGcttaatctgaaatattatacTCCTGATACCCACCAAGCTGCGTTTGCTTTGCCATTGTCAATTGCAGAA gaacTAGGATTAGAATGGGaggttaagtaa
- the LOC129988449 gene encoding spermidine synthase-like isoform X3, producing MDAFKKGWFTETGTLNGDQAISIEVKNILYHEKSKYQDILVFDSNRFGRVLVLDDAIQLSESDEFSYQEMITFLPLNSHPNPKKVLIIGGGDGGAVREAVKHPLVESVTMCEIDEKVIEVSKKYLPFMAKGFDSPKLTLYIGDGAQFMRNHQHEFDIIITDSSDPKGPAVCLFQKPYYESLKKALRPGGIICSQGESFWFDRKLLSEMIKMCKTIFPVVDYGSSYVPSYPGGQIGYLCCSTSPDTNFRQPLNRFSKETLKELNLKYYTPDTHQAAFALPLSIAEELGLEWEVK from the exons ATGGATGCTTTCAAAAAAGGATGGTTCACTGAAACAGGTACATTAAATGGAGATCAAGCAATATCTATtgaagtaaagaatattttatatcacgaaaaatcaaaatatcaggATATTCTTGTATTTGATAG taacagGTTTGGAAGGGTTTTAGTTTTGGATGATGCCATCCAGTTATCAGAATCTGATGAATTCTCCTACCAAGAAATGATAACTTTCTTACCTCTGAACTCTCATCCAAATCCTAAAAAA gtTTTGATTATCGGAGGTGGTGATGGTGGAGCTGTTAGGGAAGCTGTTAAACATCCTTTGGTTGAATCTGTTACCATGTGTGAAATTGAtgaa AAAGTGATTGAAGTATCCAAGAAATATCTACCTTTTATGGCCAAAGGTTTTGATAGCCCAAAACTTACTTTATACATTGGAGATGGTGCACAGTTTATGAGAAACCATCAACATGAATTTGATATTATAATCACAGATTCATCTGATCCAAAAG GTCCAGCTGTTTGCCTTTTTCAGAAACCttattatgaatcattaaaaaaagctcTTAGACCAGGAGGAATTATTTGTTCTCAAG GTGAATCATTCTGGTTTGATAGGAAGCTGTTgtcagaaatgataaaaatgtgcaAGACAATCTTTCCTGTTGTTGATTATGGTTCATCATATGTTCCTTCATATCCTGGAGGCCAAATTGGGTATTTATGTTGTTCAACTTCTCCA gatACCAATTTCAGGCAGCCACTGAACAGATTTTCAAAGGAGACACTTAAAGAGcttaatctgaaatattatacTCCTGATACCCACCAAGCTGCGTTTGCTTTGCCATTGTCAATTGCAGAA gaacTAGGATTAGAATGGGaggttaagtaa
- the LOC129988421 gene encoding multiple myeloma tumor-associated protein 2 homolog, with protein sequence MYNPSRGGVRGGADQFTWESVKTDKHRENYLGHSLKAPVGRWQKGKDLSWYAKERKDTEDAKIADKSELAAIKRAEQEAMLIALGHNVIRKENQSLTKEEMTEALKRNIGDRDQLNIERVDGVGAKGGRTSLLTASRSKNEGVTFHHCEGETHKDRAALNENSKEESPSNRRSKSKKKSKKHKKEKKKKSHYKDDSDDSENELSKREYRNDRSKRDHKADDSGDETSLKHRHKKEKKSKKRHNSSDSDKYQIKSSSKMKHRNEETKKRHDTEESNESEDDSNHKHKQRKEQKRRHDTSDSDEHSNSDLSKRQKKEKLSTKHYSMSDIECDNRSKTREEYTISKKESDCYNLNSSKYEKKSKYSQRNSDDSENEYHENRKENYKRRDHEAHAKRLRHDSSESD encoded by the exons ATGTATAATCCATCTCGAGGAGGTGTTCGTGGAGGAGCTGATCAGTTTACATGGGAAAGTGTGAAGACAGATAAACATAGAGAAAACTATTTAG gCCATTCACTTAAAGCTCCTGTGGGTCGATGGCAAAAAGGAAAAGATCTTTCCTGGTATGCTAAAGAAAGAAAGGATACTGAAGATGCTAAAATTGCAGACAAATCAGAACTAGCAGCCATTAAAAGGGCAGAACAGGAAGCCATGTTGATTGCTTT gGGCCACAAtgttatcagaaaagaaaatcaatccCTTACAaaagag GAAATGACAGAagctttgaaaagaaatattggtGATCGAGATCAGTTAAATATTGAAAGAGTGGATGGTGTAGGTGCTAAAGG tgGCAGAACTTCTCTCCTAACAGCTTCTAGATCAAAAAATGAGGGTGTTACATTTCATCATTGTGAGGGTGAAACACATAAAGATAGAGCTGCtcttaatgaaaattcaaaagaagagTCTCCATCAAATAGAAG gtcaaaaagtaagaaaaaatctaaaaaacacaaaaaagagaagaaaaagaaaagtcatTATAAAGATGATTCTGATGATTCAGAAAATGAACTTTCTAAAAGGGAATATAGAAATGACAGATCTAAGAGAGATCACAAGGCCGATGATTCTGGAGATGAAACATCTTTAAAACATCGAcacaagaaagaaaagaaatcgaaaaaaagaCATAACTCCAGTGATTCtgataaatatcaaatcaaatcatCTTCTAAAATGAAACATAGAAATGAAGAAACTAAGAAAAGACATGATACTGAGGAATCTAATGAATCTGAAGATGACTCAAATCACAAACATAAACAGAGAAAAGAACAAAAGAGAAGACATGACACAAGTGATTCAGATGAACATTCAAATTCAGATTTAAGTAAAaggcagaaaaaagaaaaattaagcacAAAACATTACAGTATGTCTGATATTGAATGTGATAATCGTTCTAAAACAAGAGAGGAATatacaatttctaaaaaagaaagtGATTGTTACAATCTTAATAgttcaaaatatgaaaagaaatcgaAATATTCTCAGCGAAATTCAGACGATTCTGAGAATGAATATCAtgaaaataggaaagaaaattataaaaggcGAGATCATGAAGCTCATGCTAAAAGACTGCGACATGATTCTTCTGAAAgtgattga
- the LOC129989226 gene encoding glucosidase 2 subunit beta-like isoform X2, whose amino-acid sequence MELLITLSLFSTIICFLSSATLGALRPRGVSLPKKIFYDPAQQFHCLDGSGLFPFHFVNDDFCDCEDGSDEPGTSACRNGVFNCLNHGHVSVDLPSSRVNDGICDCCDSSDEYRSSADCFNNCKELGEAALEAARAVREKFLKGEEIRNEYIKLGKEKKNEYKGLLDELNKQEKEALKVKNEKQDKKESAEAREGLILSHEREFKKAQEKRIAAEKRRLVEHQIQEEAEGQQAFSELDVNKDGKLTPNEIKLFSRFDYDGDGRVSDNEVQFYMHKRDEMTIEDFLANGWKIMKPAFTIDDSDDIQTETKSVFKEDKVTFDSTKDLKIPADNDEKIEILKEAAVARKDFADADKLYRDIQAEIWHLKRKLKADFGEDDEFLVLETQCFEFSEKRYLYKFCPFDKVVQVVKVSKEETLIGLWESWGSDDEDRYHHMKYSRGTSCWNGPNRSVEVQLQCGTENKVTSVVEASPCAYVLEFTTPALCKTLPPEIKKILKNDFTFV is encoded by the exons atggaATTGTTAATTACTTTATCTCTTTTCTCTACTATCATCTGTTTTCTTTCTTCTGCTACCCTAGGAGCTTTACGGCCTCGAGGTGTATCATTGCCAA aaaagatattttatgatcCTGCTCAACAATTTCATTGTCTGGATGGATCTGGACTGTTTCCATTTCATTTTGTGAATGATGATTTCTGTGACTGCGAGGATGGTTCTGATGAACCAG gtacTTCTGCTTGTAGAAATGGTGTTTTCAATTGTCTGAATCATGGTCATGTATCAGTGGACTTACCATCATCACGTGTTAATGATGGCATTTGTg atTGTTGTGACTCAAGCGATGAATATAGGAGTTCTGCTGATTGTTTTAATAACTGCAA AGAGCTTGGTGAAGCAGCACTTGAAGCAGCCAGAGCAGTTCGAGAAAAGTTTTTAAAGGGTGAAGAAATACGAAACGAATATATTAAGTTaggaaaagagaagaaaaatgaatataag GGCTTGTTAGATGAGCTTAACAAACAAGAAAAGGAAGCATTGAAAGTGAAAAATGAGAAGCAag ATAAAAAGGAAAGTGCGGAAGCAAGGGAAGGTCTAATTCTCAGCCATGAAAGAGAATTCAAGAAAG cTCAAGAAAAAAGAATTGCTGCTGAAAAACGACGATTAGTTGAGCATCAGATACAAGAAGAAGCTGAGGGCCAACAAGCTTTTTCAGAACTTGATGTTAATAAAGATGGAAA GTTAACTCCAAATGAGATTAAGCTCTTCTCGCGCTTTGATTATGATGGTGATGGAAGAGTATCTGATAATGAAGTTCAG ttttacaTGCATAAAAGGGATGAGATGACAATTGAAGATTTCTTAGCTAATGGATGGAAAATTATGAAACCTGCATTTACAATTGATGAT TCTGATGATATTCAAACAGAAACTAAATCTGTATTCAAAGAAGATAAG GTGACCTTTGATAGTACAAAAGATCTGAAAATTCCTGCcgataatgatgaaaaaattgagattttaaaag aaGCTGCTGTTGCTAGGAAGGACTTTGCAGATGCTGATAAATTATACAGGGATATTCAGGCAGAAATTTg gcatttaaaaaGGAAGTTGAAAGCTGACTTTGGTGAAGATGATGAATTTCTTGTACTtgaaacacaatgttttgaattctcTGAAAAAcgttatttgtataaattttgtccATTTGACAAAGTTGTCCAAGTTGTTAAAGTTTCCAAAGAAGAAACTTTGATTGG TTTATGGGAAAGTTGGGGATCCGATGATGAAGACCGTTACCATCATATGAAATATTCAAGGGGTACATCATGCTGGAATGGTCCAAATCGTTCCGTTGAG
- the LOC129989226 gene encoding glucosidase 2 subunit beta-like isoform X1: protein MELLITLSLFSTIICFLSSATLGALRPRGVSLPKKIFYDPAQQFHCLDGSGLFPFHFVNDDFCDCEDGSDEPGTSACRNGVFNCLNHGHVSVDLPSSRVNDGICDCCDSSDEYRSSADCFNNCKELGEAALEAARAVREKFLKGEEIRNEYIKLGKEKKNEYKGLLDELNKQEKEALKVKNEKQDKKESAEAREGLILSHEREFKKAQEKRIAAEKRRLVEHQIQEEAEGQQAFSELDVNKDGKLTPNEIKLFSRFDYDGDGRVSDNEVQFYMHKRDEMTIEDFLANGWKIMKPAFTIDDQSDDIQTETKSVFKEDKVTFDSTKDLKIPADNDEKIEILKEAAVARKDFADADKLYRDIQAEIWHLKRKLKADFGEDDEFLVLETQCFEFSEKRYLYKFCPFDKVVQVVKVSKEETLIGLWESWGSDDEDRYHHMKYSRGTSCWNGPNRSVEVQLQCGTENKVTSVVEASPCAYVLEFTTPALCKTLPPEIKKILKNDFTFV from the exons atggaATTGTTAATTACTTTATCTCTTTTCTCTACTATCATCTGTTTTCTTTCTTCTGCTACCCTAGGAGCTTTACGGCCTCGAGGTGTATCATTGCCAA aaaagatattttatgatcCTGCTCAACAATTTCATTGTCTGGATGGATCTGGACTGTTTCCATTTCATTTTGTGAATGATGATTTCTGTGACTGCGAGGATGGTTCTGATGAACCAG gtacTTCTGCTTGTAGAAATGGTGTTTTCAATTGTCTGAATCATGGTCATGTATCAGTGGACTTACCATCATCACGTGTTAATGATGGCATTTGTg atTGTTGTGACTCAAGCGATGAATATAGGAGTTCTGCTGATTGTTTTAATAACTGCAA AGAGCTTGGTGAAGCAGCACTTGAAGCAGCCAGAGCAGTTCGAGAAAAGTTTTTAAAGGGTGAAGAAATACGAAACGAATATATTAAGTTaggaaaagagaagaaaaatgaatataag GGCTTGTTAGATGAGCTTAACAAACAAGAAAAGGAAGCATTGAAAGTGAAAAATGAGAAGCAag ATAAAAAGGAAAGTGCGGAAGCAAGGGAAGGTCTAATTCTCAGCCATGAAAGAGAATTCAAGAAAG cTCAAGAAAAAAGAATTGCTGCTGAAAAACGACGATTAGTTGAGCATCAGATACAAGAAGAAGCTGAGGGCCAACAAGCTTTTTCAGAACTTGATGTTAATAAAGATGGAAA GTTAACTCCAAATGAGATTAAGCTCTTCTCGCGCTTTGATTATGATGGTGATGGAAGAGTATCTGATAATGAAGTTCAG ttttacaTGCATAAAAGGGATGAGATGACAATTGAAGATTTCTTAGCTAATGGATGGAAAATTATGAAACCTGCATTTACAATTGATGAT cAGTCTGATGATATTCAAACAGAAACTAAATCTGTATTCAAAGAAGATAAG GTGACCTTTGATAGTACAAAAGATCTGAAAATTCCTGCcgataatgatgaaaaaattgagattttaaaag aaGCTGCTGTTGCTAGGAAGGACTTTGCAGATGCTGATAAATTATACAGGGATATTCAGGCAGAAATTTg gcatttaaaaaGGAAGTTGAAAGCTGACTTTGGTGAAGATGATGAATTTCTTGTACTtgaaacacaatgttttgaattctcTGAAAAAcgttatttgtataaattttgtccATTTGACAAAGTTGTCCAAGTTGTTAAAGTTTCCAAAGAAGAAACTTTGATTGG TTTATGGGAAAGTTGGGGATCCGATGATGAAGACCGTTACCATCATATGAAATATTCAAGGGGTACATCATGCTGGAATGGTCCAAATCGTTCCGTTGAG